In Ischnura elegans chromosome 6, ioIscEleg1.1, whole genome shotgun sequence, one genomic interval encodes:
- the LOC124160524 gene encoding putative mediator of RNA polymerase II transcription subunit 15 isoform X3, whose translation MCPGLFLSLASVPPPPPGTPLSALQQQALSQPQSQSSHQSSHQSQPPMPPPPPPSQPPPPPPPQPPGPSPGQQQNNQQNQQQQQRQNQQQQNHQQQNHQQQNHQQQNQQKQNQQSHKNREQQNQQQENQQQQNQQHQNQQQQNQQSQGQILQSVVIDELGVEEFTKSKSSKRRPMSQSYPSRPWNKEAAEKALSVENEYLKGLRSQSLIIRFPDPELSKEVVKNFHPGIENVHFQVPSGPRFCFVQLADDISPDDVIKDLQDIQFGAGTLKVEKKITKEEDNLAPEAIDPYTLYIGNLPSNVNIQTVKEKFPTASRIDIGFAQRMKFTRYAFVRYNTVETAIEAFRATHNLVLDSRSIIVRFRRQRGPAAAPTPNGGNNPSPGTPNPQPTQPEGSPAPSVTSVSSVPSPASTPTPTPAVTTTAVTTPSTATVKRSNPSSPSRAVQSLKTPPSPAPSPTIKAQEPPVVAAKVPKVEPEPVISPKAKLKKEKEKKMEVVKEEEPAEEDEDEDDEDEDEDDDDDDDDDDDEEDDDDDDDDDDDDDEEEYDDDDDEDEEEEDGDDDDDDEAEEDDDEEDDDDDDDDDQ comes from the exons TCTTTGGCCTCGGTGCCACCGCCCCCCCCAGGAACCCCCCTCAGCGCACTTCAGCAGCAGGCACTTTCTCAGCCGCAGAGCCAGTCGTCACACCAGTCGTCGCACCAGTCGCAGCCCCCGATGCCGCCCCCTCCCCCACCATCTCAACCCCCGCCGCCACCCCCACCGCAACCTCCAGGCCCCTCCCCGGGGCAGCAGCAAAACAACCAGCAGAATCAGCAACAGCAGCAACGGCAAAATCAACAGCAGCAAAATCATCAGCAGCAAAACCATCAGCAACAAAACCATCAGCAGCAGAACCAACAAAAGCAAAATCAACAGTCCCATAAAAACCGAGAACAGCAAAATCAACAGCAGGAAAACCAGCAACAGCAAAATCAACAGCACCAAAACCAGCAACAGCAAAATCAACAGTCGCAGGGTCAGATCTTGCAGTCGGTCGTCATCGATGAGTTGGGAGTGGAAGAGTTCACGAAATCCAAGAGTAGTAAGAGGAGGCCAATGTCTCAAAGTTATCCGTCTCGGCCGTGGAACAAGGAAGCTGCGGAAAAGGCTCTGTCGGTGGAGAATGAATACCTCAAGGGACTTCGGAGTCAAAGCCTTATAATTAGATTTCCGGATCCAGAGTTGTCGAAAGAAGTCGTGAAGAATTTTCATCCGGGGATAGAAAATGTTCATTTCCAAGTGCCCAGTGGGCCTAG GTTCTGCTTCGTTCAATTAGCTGATGATATTAGTCCAGATGATGTTATTAAAGATCTCCAGGATATTCAGTTTGGTGCTGGAACCCTGAAGGTGGAGAAGAAAATCACTAAAGAAGAGGATAATCTTGCCCCTGAAGCCATTGACCCTTACAC GTTATACATAGGCAATCTACCTTCCAATGTCAACATTCAAACGGTGAAGGAAAAGTTTCCTACTGCTTCCAGAATAGATATTGGGTTTGcacaaaggatgaaattcacaag GTATGCTTTTGTGAGGTATAACACTGTGGAGACTGCCATTGAAGCTTTCCGAGCGACACACAATCTAGTCCTCGACTCAAGAAGTATTATTGTAAGATTTCGAAGGCAAAGGGGTCCTGCGGCTGCCCCAACACCCAATGGCGGTAATAACCCGTCTCCGGGAACTCCAAACCCACAACCGACTCAACCCGAAGGATCTCCTGCCCCGTCCGTGACTTCAGTCAGCAGTGTGCCATCCCCAGCATCTACCCCCACTCCTACCCCTGCTGTTACCACTACGGCTGTTACAACCCCATCGACTGCAACAGTTAAAAGAAGTAACCCTTCGTCACCCAGTAGGGCAGTTCAATCATTAAAAACACCACCTTCACCAGCACCAAGTCCCACAATCAAAGCTCAAGAACCTCCAGTGGTTGCAGCTAAGGTACCAAAG GTGGAGCCAGAACCTGTCATATCTCCAAAAGCAAAACtcaagaaagaaaaggaaaaaaaaatggaagtggTCAAG GAGGAAGAACCTGCGGAAGAAGACGAGGATGAAGACGATGAGGATGAAGATGAGGAcgacgacgatgatgatgatgatgacgatgacgagGAGGATGACgatgacgacgatgatgatgatgacgacgatgatGAGGAGGAGTATGACGATGACGACGACGAGGATGAAGAGGAAGAGGATGGAGATGACGATGATGACGACGAGGCGGAAGAGGATGATGACGAGGAAGATGACGACGACGATGATGAC